From a single Streptomyces sp. 1331.2 genomic region:
- a CDS encoding class I SAM-dependent methyltransferase, translated as MQTRTRDADPVRVLDVTSADYRRAFELFLAGTDEKPVTHARLSELVAALPRRRVLLDLGAGDGRTTAHLARSFDRTVAVEPSAAMREKLATTCPEALVLPDRLDRVRPPEPADLVHLSHVLYYVPEPEWPATATRALDWTAPGGTLLVVLQNPESPCMRMAAHFTGVRYDLAPLAERLRECHPAHDYALETLDLHYRTPHLAEAVDVAEFMVNVADLAALDPRPTRAALTAYVRQHFTRPDGGYAIGHTQDMLIVRRSPS; from the coding sequence GTGCAGACGAGGACGAGGGACGCGGACCCGGTCCGCGTACTGGACGTGACGAGCGCCGACTACCGCCGGGCGTTCGAACTCTTCCTCGCCGGGACGGACGAAAAGCCCGTCACCCACGCCCGGTTGAGCGAACTCGTCGCCGCCCTGCCGCGCCGCCGGGTCCTGCTGGACCTCGGTGCCGGCGACGGCCGCACCACCGCCCACCTGGCCCGTTCCTTCGACCGTACGGTGGCGGTCGAGCCCAGCGCGGCGATGCGCGAGAAGCTCGCCACCACCTGCCCAGAGGCCCTGGTCCTCCCGGACCGGCTCGACCGGGTCCGGCCGCCCGAGCCGGCCGACCTCGTCCACCTCTCCCACGTGCTCTACTACGTCCCCGAACCGGAGTGGCCGGCCACCGCCACCCGCGCCCTGGACTGGACGGCGCCCGGCGGTACCCTCCTGGTCGTCCTGCAGAACCCCGAGAGCCCCTGCATGCGGATGGCCGCCCACTTCACCGGCGTCCGCTACGACCTGGCCCCCCTCGCCGAGCGCCTGCGCGAGTGCCACCCGGCCCACGACTACGCCCTCGAAACCCTCGACCTCCACTACCGCACACCCCACCTCGCCGAGGCGGTGGACGTCGCCGAGTTCATGGTCAACGTCGCCGACCTCGCCGCCCTCGACCCCCGCCCCACCCGCGCCGCCCTGACCGCCTACGTCCGGCAGCACTTCACCCGCCCCGACGGCGGCTACGCCATCGGTCACACCCAGGACATGCTGATCGTCCGCCGTTCCCCGTCCTGA
- a CDS encoding MFS transporter, with amino-acid sequence MTTTSPDRTSASPAPPAGDGQRFRPTVIAVASSALMLPFSVTGAAVALPVMAADLGSSVGSAQWMLNAFNIGFAALPLATGSLADRYGRRRMLLAGIALVGAMSLLVALAPSMVLVDAARAVQGCGAAAVLAPGAAVSASSTSPDGRSARPCSRRT; translated from the coding sequence ATGACCACCACCTCCCCGGACCGTACGTCCGCCTCCCCCGCGCCCCCGGCCGGCGACGGGCAGCGCTTCCGCCCCACCGTCATCGCCGTCGCCTCCTCCGCGCTGATGCTGCCCTTCTCGGTGACCGGGGCTGCCGTGGCCCTGCCCGTCATGGCGGCCGATCTGGGCTCCTCGGTCGGCAGCGCGCAGTGGATGCTCAACGCCTTCAACATCGGCTTCGCCGCGCTGCCGCTCGCGACCGGCAGCCTGGCCGACCGGTACGGGCGGCGGCGAATGCTGCTGGCCGGGATCGCCCTGGTCGGGGCGATGTCGCTGCTGGTCGCGCTCGCGCCGTCGATGGTGCTGGTCGACGCGGCCCGGGCCGTCCAGGGCTGCGGGGCGGCTGCGGTGCTCGCCCCGGGTGCGGCCGTGAGTGCGTCGAGCACCTCGCCGGACGGGCGGTCGGCGCGGCCCTGTTCCAGGCGCACGTAG